One genomic window of Halolamina sediminis includes the following:
- a CDS encoding S9 family peptidase, with product MDELSPERFYDFSIATGATVSPDGERVAFLVSEFDAEEDDRHTSLFVAPTDGSADPYRLTRASSASSPQWSPDGDRLAFVAARETDAGVAVENGAEEGADDEEENGGPVGEGPKPQVWSFDMERGGDARQLTDRDYGVAEFDWGPDGERLVIAARDPTEEDEEYLQQRNEDGPIEIDRLQHKGDGAGWMDEVSSYLFVVDADSRETVRLDNAYDDEEKGDRRGLQPAWSPDGDRIAFVAQHEEDPDDTHVRNVYTIRPDGTGYQQLTDAGMRVQQPRWSPDGSRIAVGGGDPYNWYKPTEAYVLDVESGDFRSVSESLDRTIAFGGNPHWLDDDTLVGLFGDEGNTRMVRLDAEEDDPERVFVAQGRSRSVSGLSVSADGDTLAFRMADPTAGADIYAMGREGLDVDGSEAPVRQPETGTVSGDAEKGADADEAGLARVSEVNADLVDEHHDCVRVSWENSDGVTIHGLAYLPPGFDPEDPDPRPVVSSVHGGPMSYDSPAFGFDQLFWTSNDYIVLRTNYRGSTSYGQEFAERLRGTRGDKEVDDVVTGVEHLVEEGWADEDRLYLTGFSYGGVTTAATVTKSDVFAAAAAEHGIYDFYATFGTDDNHLWHEDEFGLPWENVDTYREISSITDVGGVDTPLLVTAGENDWRCPPTQAEQLFVSVRKQGVDSRLVIYPDEHHNIGDPDRAIHRLEELERWFAEH from the coding sequence ATGGACGAACTGTCCCCGGAGCGGTTCTACGATTTCTCGATCGCGACCGGCGCCACCGTTTCCCCCGACGGGGAGCGGGTGGCGTTCCTGGTCAGCGAGTTCGACGCCGAGGAGGACGACCGCCACACGTCGCTGTTCGTCGCACCGACCGACGGCTCCGCCGATCCCTACCGGCTCACCCGCGCCTCCAGCGCGTCCTCGCCGCAGTGGTCGCCCGACGGCGACCGCCTCGCGTTCGTCGCGGCCCGCGAGACCGACGCCGGCGTCGCCGTCGAGAACGGGGCGGAGGAAGGCGCGGACGACGAGGAGGAGAACGGCGGCCCGGTGGGCGAGGGACCGAAACCGCAGGTCTGGTCGTTCGACATGGAGCGCGGCGGCGACGCCCGCCAGCTCACCGACCGCGACTACGGCGTCGCGGAGTTCGACTGGGGCCCGGACGGCGAGCGCCTCGTGATCGCCGCCCGCGATCCCACCGAGGAGGACGAGGAGTACCTGCAGCAGCGCAACGAGGACGGGCCGATCGAGATCGACCGACTCCAGCACAAAGGCGACGGTGCGGGCTGGATGGACGAGGTGTCCAGCTACCTGTTCGTCGTCGACGCCGACAGCCGCGAGACGGTCCGGCTCGACAACGCCTACGACGACGAGGAAAAGGGCGACCGCCGGGGGCTCCAGCCCGCGTGGTCGCCCGACGGCGACCGGATCGCGTTCGTCGCCCAGCACGAGGAAGACCCCGACGACACCCACGTCCGGAACGTCTACACGATCCGCCCGGACGGCACGGGGTACCAGCAGCTGACTGACGCCGGAATGCGCGTCCAGCAGCCGCGATGGTCGCCCGACGGGAGCCGGATCGCCGTCGGCGGCGGTGACCCGTACAACTGGTACAAGCCGACCGAGGCGTACGTGCTCGACGTGGAGAGCGGCGATTTTCGGTCGGTCTCGGAGTCGCTCGACCGCACGATCGCGTTCGGCGGCAACCCCCACTGGCTCGACGACGACACGCTCGTCGGCCTGTTCGGCGACGAGGGGAACACCCGGATGGTCCGCCTCGACGCCGAGGAAGACGATCCCGAGCGTGTGTTCGTCGCGCAGGGCCGGAGCAGATCCGTCTCGGGGCTCTCGGTCTCGGCGGACGGCGACACGCTCGCGTTCCGAATGGCCGATCCCACGGCGGGCGCCGACATCTACGCGATGGGGCGTGAGGGGCTCGACGTTGACGGGAGCGAAGCTCCCGTTCGCCAACCGGAAACGGGGACCGTTTCCGGTGACGCGGAGAAGGGCGCCGATGCCGACGAGGCGGGACTTGCACGCGTCAGCGAGGTCAACGCCGATCTGGTCGACGAACACCACGACTGCGTGCGCGTCTCCTGGGAGAACTCCGACGGCGTCACTATCCACGGGCTGGCGTACCTCCCGCCGGGATTCGATCCGGAGGATCCCGACCCGCGTCCGGTGGTCTCCTCGGTCCACGGCGGGCCGATGTCGTACGACTCGCCGGCGTTCGGCTTCGATCAACTGTTCTGGACGAGCAACGACTACATCGTCCTCCGAACCAACTACCGCGGCTCGACCTCCTACGGGCAGGAGTTCGCCGAGCGACTGCGCGGGACTCGGGGTGACAAGGAGGTCGACGACGTGGTCACGGGCGTCGAACACCTCGTCGAGGAGGGGTGGGCCGACGAGGACCGACTCTACCTCACCGGCTTCTCCTACGGCGGCGTCACCACCGCCGCGACGGTGACGAAGTCCGACGTCTTCGCCGCTGCGGCGGCCGAGCACGGCATCTACGACTTCTACGCCACGTTCGGCACCGACGACAACCACCTCTGGCACGAGGACGAGTTCGGCCTACCGTGGGAGAACGTCGACACGTACCGCGAGATCTCCTCGATCACCGACGTCGGCGGCGTCGACACGCCGCTTCTGGTCACCGCCGGCGAGAACGACTGGCGCTGCCCGCCGACGCAGGCCGAACAGCTGTTCGTCTCGGTGCGAAAGCAGGGCGTCGACTCGCGGCTGGTGATCTACCCCGACGAACACCACAACATCGGCGATCCCGACCGCGCGATCCACCGGCTCGAGGAGCTGGAGCGCTGGTTCGCCGAGCACTGA